Genomic window (Sphaeramia orbicularis chromosome 7, fSphaOr1.1, whole genome shotgun sequence):
TCAAGGTGGACCACTAAACTGGAACTGTCTGTGATACAGAGCAGGAGTGGGAATAAAATTAACAGTTTCTAGCACAGGCGTCATTAGGTGTTCCATAATTAGCTTCTTGGATACAAGGTGCTGCTCTTGATGGATGAGGCCGTGGAAATGTCCAAAAATCCGGGAAACCATCAGCTGTTCACAGCTCTCCAAGGCCATTTTGCAGATCCCAACATAGCTGCTGCAGTATCTGTAGCTATTGCAGTTCATTTTGATAACTGCAAATGTGCTTTTTCAACAGCAGTTATGTATGTTTCTTTTAGGTCGATACCCCGGGTCTTTTCTTTTAAGGGAAAAATGCCAACCAACTCTATAAATGCTGCCAACTGTGGCTTGTGTTGAACATCCAAAGTCGCTCCAAGTTTGAGGCGTTGAAGAGATGCAGTGAACTTTGGCAAAGTAGGCAAAACGGTCTCCTATATCTGTTTTTGAACAAATACAACTCTTTCTGTTCAGAAAGAAATATCCTGTTTTCCTCTTCACATTTTCGCTTAGTTTTTCGTTTGTCCGATGCAGCCATCAGGATCCAgtcagttagcattagcttagctgaAGCACACCTGCGCCTCCACATGTGATTACAGTTGTGTTACCTTCACGAACTGTGGGAGATTTCTAGATTGTCACAGAATCGTTACTATTAACTCATTAGGTATTGTAAATCTGTATCATATCCAAACGCATTTTAGTGTGTCTCAGAAATaattatgaaattttaaaaaagcatgatgatgaggatgaggctTGAGAGCCGCAGGTTCGCCACCCCTGCCGTAAAGAAAACAGgggatttgtgtttttattgtggtGGTTTTCGGTCTGAAAACATAAGTTAATAGCCATAAAGTAAAGTATCATGTGATGCAGCAAGTTAAGATTATAaaaaacagtgttttgttttgttttgttttgttttgttttgttttgttttgttttgtttacatacTGTCAAAATAACCGACTATGGGTTTTAGTTAAGAGCagaaaacttgataccataatacagatgtgtgtaaaaagtgaattttatactttattcagtgagagATACAGTCTATGAATGTATAATTCATGGGTGGTTTTGACTTAGGTGTGTTCTGGCATGTGACTTCCTCCtaatgttgagagtttggaatatcaataccacATATAACCACTTTAAAAGTGCTCAAATAGTTCTTGTTTCAAATTTATAATGACTAGTTGTTTTTTGGTATAAAGACTGAAAAACATAGAATGAAAGAATTCATGACGTCGAGCATCATTAACAAAACCATAGTTTATTAAAAGTCCCACATAgttcaaagtctttttttttttgttgttgttttacttaaacTGTATATTGCTAACTATAATAACCCTGATTTGAGAGCTGCTGGTTCttcaataatctaaaaaaaatcataataataatcccCAAAAGCATGGTACTACAACCACAAAAATCAGAAGTGCTTTATTATGTCCAACCCTGTATTACAGCTCCTGACAAAAAGCATTTCAGCAAATGCCTTTTTACGTACAATACATAGAATGGAATATTGGACAATCACAGTCTAGTCCTTATTTCatcaaatgttaaaaaacaaataatacacaacaGGATGTAATGGCATATTTACCTAATTAAAGCCTAAGTAATTCAGGCACGAGCAGTtctgaaaacaaagacaaaacggGGGGGAAGAACTGCAGGTGATGAAATTAAGcggacacatgcacacattaaGTGATGAGAGACTTTCCCTGAGCTCCAAATTAAAGCTGATGGCCACAGAAACCTTGTAATCACTTGTGGTGCCAATTTGCTGTGGAGAGGAAGGGAAGCAAAGGAGCAGATGTGTGCCAGAATACCTTAGGATGATTTCTTAATAGCTTCATAAATCCATTCATGCATCACAGGCATACCAACACTATTGTCAGCTTGCTGCGAGGCTAGACACCACAGGCCTTTGAGTACCTGCTACACAAACACAAGTTAGTCGGCCAGCTTAATTCATTTTGTTATGATCACTCTCCAGTTGGCTCAACTGGCTACAATtagaattgttatttttgttaGGGCCTTATAGGAAATGGCTGAAATCATGATCTAATAGAGCTTGCAAGACAAAGCTCTGTGAAACTGCTGATGCTGTGtatctttctcttcttttctgtttaGCCCTTCTCGGTGTCTTGCCTCTTTAGGGACTTCGCCACAGTGCTCAGCTGGCTGTACCTCACAGCTGTGGCCATGCACACTCTCAGTTAATTACAGGACCACTTCTGTATGACTGCGTAGTCAGCAGGTTCACTCTACACTTATTGTGCAGGGTGGGCAAACAGCCTCAGTGTGACCTCATTATCTGCTCAGTGTTTACTTGCTGTTGGGGTGTCTTGTGCAGGTTTGTGCTGCCCTCTGTCAGTAGTGTCAAGTGTTGATTACAATGCCAAACCTCTAAGTAACacgtttttatgggttaattgataGTCTGCAAAAATTATACAAGAAAGtaggcaagggtattgttttgTAAATTAGACACAGAGAGGATTGTTGTCTTATTTCATATCATTTTCACCATGTTTTTTCTGCTTCTCCACCAGAATGGCTGGTCCCTAAAACATTTCCTGTGAGAGTAAAACCACTATTAGATATAGAATATTTTCACGGTGAATGACAATAAATAGGCAACACTGTTATTGTGTTTCAGCTTGTGTGAGAAAAGTAGTGTATACCTGCTCCAGATCCTTCTCCTCATTAATATTAAAGGCAAGTTCCTGTCTTGTTTTCTCTCCCTGCAGCCAAAAAGTGAATGCAAATATTTagtcaaacaaacatgcacacaatgtgacattataaacacagataTGACTTTACTCCAGATGTAAAGgacatatgaaaaaactaaatcaaacacATGGCATACAGCATGCAGCTTGACCTTGGTGAAACTTTGTTATTGGCATTTACTCTCCTCAATAGCCTGTATGATATTTACTTACCCTTGTTAAACAAGATAAAATGACAAAAGCTATTCTAGAAAGAGGAATTTATTACTCAGGAAATAAAACTTGTTTTCTACCCTTCTAAATCTCTCCATAAATCCCTAACAACAGAGGAAACTTTAAACAGCTGGTGTTTGTAATACTATGAAATGGATTAGTACGATAAGGTTATATTATGCAGCCTACCTTTGACGAAGCTGCTCTTTCCCCAGATGTCTGCTGAGCAAAGAGAATGGCATCATGGACAGAAAGGAAAAGATTACTGCGGGCAATATTGCCATCATCAAAAGCACCTCCATCTTCCAGTTCTTCATACACCTGGGCTGCAGGCAGTTAAGACAACAAATATCACTCAGAGACACTGTGAAATGTGGCactgaatgaaataaaaattcaATGCTTTTTCCCAGACAAGAAGAATGATTTGTGGTTTAAAGGTAATCAATCCCACCAAATTACTGTGGATCACAATATTATCTCGCTGTGAAATGTAAACATAGGCACTGAGGGACACGTCTATATGACTTGCATTCTTACTTTGTTTGTCCTCATGTCCTTAAAGCATATAAGGGATTGTTACACATTACCTTGAACATTGGCCAGGTATAATTTGATGCCTAACATTGAGTAGCTTGAGTTCATctgtggaggggaaaaaaaagaagcttgTTTAAGAGGCACATACATTTGCATACATCTAACCATAAATAACAGCATTAGAAAGTAGCTCATAACCTTTATCAGTACTTTGATGCCCATAAGGTCTATGAAGCAGACCCCTGCCAAGTCTAGGATGAGAGTGTGGAAGGGAACAGGCTGGGACTCCAGTGTGACATCAGGGGGACTTTGTGGCTCTTGGTCCTGAGTCTGCCCGCCCTGTTCAATGTCACTGCAGTGGAAGTTGACATAGCTGGTGGGAGGTTCAGGTTTACTGGCACTGCCATCGTTCATATCAAAGTCATTTTGTAGTTCAAGCTGAGATATGGTCTAGATTTAGAGGAAATATGTACAGATAGGTATACAGAAAAGGCTGTGGGTTTCATATCAGAGAAGCTGAACTATAAACTTTGAGTAAAACATGCTTCAGTTATGTGTCATATCCCACCTGAGCCCTCATGGTAACCAAAGAACTTAGTTTCCTCCTTCTTGTCTCTttgtccttcttctcctcttttgctttttccctctgctctttctctAAGAACTTCCTCCTGGCTAGGATAAGTTTGCCAGGGTCAAACCCGGTCTAGAAACAAACACACTAAaataaacaacacatttattcaaaCTTGGCTCACCTTGAGTGGCAGCAGTGCAGTTTATTACCTTTTTGATGACCTTCCGGCGAAATATCTCTGCATTTGCAAAATACAGCGGTGAGCAATAGTTTACTATTTTCACGCCAGTTATTGATATGCCCTGTGGAGGGTTTCCAGAATATTGAGATGGAACTCAAGTGTGATGagaaaagtagagaaaaaaataaacttttcttaCCTTGTTGTACAACTTGGGGTTTTTGTAGATATCTGTATCTACAATCTGCACCATCGAGGAGCCATTACGACTGTAAAAGACATGATAGTGTTTCATATCTCTTTGTCTGCAATATGTTGGTTAATTTTGATCTACATACAGTCAGAATGAAATAAAGTTTACTCACAACTGGGTCTTGAAAATAACCACCAGGATGGAAACGGCCACTCCAATTGCAACTCCATAGGGTAAACTAAGAAAGAATGTGGCCAAAAATGACACCACCCACACAAACTAGAAGAGAAAGAGCAACAGAATAAAAAGTATTTCATCATGCTGCAGTGTTGAATAAAAGGAAATGATTTGACTTACACAGTCCAGCTTGCTCTTCTTCCATAAGTAATAGGGGTCAGAGAGTTGTAGGAGTGTGTTCTTCAAGTTGACTGCAATTAAAGCTCCAAGCACAGACTACGGTAAAAACAAATGTCTAGACATTAGGTTTAATTcttttttcaatcaatcaatattaTTTGTAGAGTCATTTACAACACTTAAAGTGACCAAAGTGCTTTCCAATAAAATCAAAGCATataaaatcaataataaaaaatgtcaacaataaaacaaatacaagtaaTGTGTCACGGCATTACTGAATGTTAAAAGCCAGCTTGAACAATGATTGATTGATTACCCAGATGGCAATTACCTTAGGGCCGGATCTGcgttaaagcctttacatccgtttatagatcacatccgttttctgactttggaccaaatctgcatctgatccaTCTTTCAcctctctctagcagttccggagttgtgctggcttacggattcggcccagaacagtctcccatcacacaaccaagactgattttcaaagttgtaatgctgatctggaccagaatcgtaatatgaatctggaccagagtcataatacaaatctgggccaacatgattcttgtgtaaaTTCTAGATGTGACtgaacggagctgggccagagctggaccgtttctgtagaagatccgtttcgcagagcagtacctgttttggcccgatgtgcgtttggacaccgggacggatctgccaaacggtttcgggcTGAGTCGGGGTGCAATTCTGTTCCAGATCGGTTCCAGTATCTCTTAGCCATCTGGgtaattattctttttttgttgtttgatcTGTAATATCCAATGCAATACTATCCTACGCCTACATCCACTTACTTTCGGCAGCGGTTTCAGATAGGCTCCCAAGGCGAGCATTGTAACCATCACAACCAGCATCACACACAGACTCGCAAACTATGACAGCACAGGAAAAGAAGAGAACCAGTTAGATTTCCTCCAATTTTTCTTCAGTAGTTTTTCCACCCCTGACAAAAATTGCAGTTCTTATCCCTTAGAGATGTAACACCGCTTTCACCTGTGAGGTTCCCCCTGCACTGTCTACAGCCAGGGTTACAGACAGAGCACAGCAGATCACATGGATCTTAAAGAAGGAGCCGAGGAAATTGCTGCAGCCAAGAGCCAACATTTCCTGGGTGAGAAATTTTACAGAACAATTTGAAAAGGGAGTAAAATATGACTTTCAAGCTGTTGAACGGGGCATTTTTCTACCTGGTTAGGATCCACATCGTAGCCATGCTTGGCTGCCAGTGTTCTACCCATTGCCAGGTTGATGACATACCCTACTATTGCCAGCGAGAAAGCTGTGCTCAACATGTCATCCCACTGACTCACTGTTGGCAGTATTGGAGCTGGAAAACTAGAAAATAGATACAGAGATCAAATATAAACTAAATAGCACAAACAACCTGCAGCTGCTTTGTTGATTCTGAGCATGTTTATACCTTACCCCAGAGGGATATGTCCAACTATGTCCATATGATAGATCTCAGGAAGGTGCAGGGGGCCTGAAATGGCTGTGGCCACAACTACCTACAGGGATAAGGAAATCAGCTGACAAAAAACTGTAACAGAGCCACATCAGATTAAATATGTCAACTTACAATGATGATCTCCATAGGAATGGGAAAGGGTAGTTTGTGTCGGTAGCGTGCACTCAACTCCTTCACCACAATCAGAACCACGCTGCTCACCAGGGCAAATACTAGCGAGGCTATGTTGGTATGAGGAAGGCCTCGTATAATGTCTATAAGAGTCTGCAACAAAAGATCATCAATTTGCGCTAATCCTGTGGTCGAAGTATTTTTGCAGAATGGGCAGGACAAGAGAATTTACTTACATATACAACAGCCAGAGGTCCGCTGTAGGGTGGCACTTTAAT
Coding sequences:
- the LOC115421895 gene encoding solute carrier family 26 member 9, whose amino-acid sequence is MHQDRPRYVIDRPAYNLPDFDREFDKKSRQFPVGEKVKKLFRCSVPRLKGLLFRHLPVLSWLPKYKVKENLLCDVISGVSAGTIQVPQGMAFALLANLPPVNGLYSSFFPLIPYFFMGTAHQMVPGTFAVLSIMVGIVCLRLAPESDFSHFNATLNTSIVDTDKMNEVRLGISGTLACLTAIIQIGLGFMQFGFVAIYLSESFVRGFMTAAGLQILISVLKYIFGIKVPPYSGPLAVVYTLIDIIRGLPHTNIASLVFALVSSVVLIVVKELSARYRHKLPFPIPMEIIIVVVATAISGPLHLPEIYHMDIVGHIPLGFPAPILPTVSQWDDMLSTAFSLAIVGYVINLAMGRTLAAKHGYDVDPNQEMLALGCSNFLGSFFKIHVICCALSVTLAVDSAGGTSQFASLCVMLVVMVTMLALGAYLKPLPKSVLGALIAVNLKNTLLQLSDPYYLWKKSKLDCFVWVVSFLATFFLSLPYGVAIGVAVSILVVIFKTQFRNGSSMVQIVDTDIYKNPKLYNKGISITGVKIVNYCSPLYFANAEIFRRKVIKKTGFDPGKLILARRKFLEKEQREKAKEEKKDKETRRRKLSSLVTMRAQTISQLELQNDFDMNDGSASKPEPPTSYVNFHCSDIEQGGQTQDQEPQSPPDVTLESQPVPFHTLILDLAGVCFIDLMGIKVLIKMNSSYSMLGIKLYLANVQAQVYEELEDGGAFDDGNIARSNLFLSVHDAILFAQQTSGERAASSKGEKTRQELAFNINEEKDLEQEMF